A region of Kineococcus rhizosphaerae DNA encodes the following proteins:
- a CDS encoding FAD-dependent oxidoreductase → MNPPRETGTPRAVTDSNRPLRVAVVGAGPAGIYASDILSKADLSATGFDGVGIDLFERLPAPFGLVRYGVAPDHPRIKQIIVALQKVLGRGDIRLLTNVDFGTDVTLEDLRRHYDAVVFSTGAIKDAPLTIPGVDAPESFGAADFVSWYDGHPDYPREWPLDAASVAVLGAGNVALDVARVLAKHADDLLPTEIPANVYEGLKASKVTDVHVFARRGPAQVKFSPLELRELGHVPDVDVIVDPEDFEFDEGSEAAIAKSNQTRQVVKTLTDWTLKEGESTASRRIHLHFLHAPAEIVTGADGHVTGLRTERTRLVGDGTVEGTGDLHDWDVQAVYRAVGYFGSPLPGLPFDELAGVISNHEGRVVSPEGEPVDGVYVTGWIKRGPVGLIGHTKSDASETVKHLVADAARFSRASEPDPQAILDFLRDKGVDVLTWTDWEVLDAFERALGEPHGRERVKVVSREDMIKASRRVG, encoded by the coding sequence ATGAATCCTCCTCGAGAGACAGGGACACCGAGAGCTGTGACCGATTCGAACCGTCCGCTGCGCGTCGCCGTCGTGGGAGCCGGACCGGCCGGGATCTACGCCTCGGACATCCTCTCCAAGGCCGACCTGTCGGCCACGGGCTTCGACGGCGTCGGCATCGACCTGTTCGAGCGCCTGCCCGCGCCGTTCGGGCTCGTGCGCTACGGCGTCGCGCCCGACCACCCGCGCATCAAGCAGATCATCGTGGCCCTGCAGAAGGTGCTGGGGCGCGGCGACATCCGGCTGCTGACGAACGTCGACTTCGGCACCGACGTCACCCTGGAGGACCTGCGGCGCCACTACGACGCCGTCGTCTTCTCCACCGGCGCGATCAAGGACGCCCCGCTGACGATCCCCGGGGTCGACGCCCCCGAGAGCTTCGGCGCGGCCGACTTCGTCTCCTGGTACGACGGCCACCCCGACTACCCGCGCGAGTGGCCGCTGGACGCCGCCTCCGTCGCGGTCCTCGGGGCCGGCAACGTCGCCCTCGACGTGGCGCGCGTGCTGGCCAAGCACGCCGACGACCTGCTCCCCACCGAGATCCCGGCCAACGTGTACGAGGGCCTGAAGGCCTCGAAGGTCACCGACGTGCACGTCTTCGCCCGTCGCGGTCCCGCGCAGGTGAAGTTCTCGCCGCTGGAGCTGCGTGAGCTCGGTCACGTCCCCGACGTCGACGTCATCGTCGACCCGGAGGACTTCGAGTTCGACGAGGGCTCCGAGGCGGCCATCGCGAAGTCCAACCAGACCCGCCAGGTCGTCAAGACGCTGACGGACTGGACGCTGAAGGAGGGGGAGTCGACGGCCTCGCGCCGCATCCACCTGCACTTCCTGCACGCCCCCGCCGAGATCGTCACCGGCGCCGACGGCCACGTCACGGGCCTGCGGACCGAACGCACCCGCCTGGTGGGCGACGGCACCGTCGAGGGCACCGGCGACCTGCACGACTGGGACGTGCAGGCCGTCTACCGCGCGGTCGGGTACTTCGGCTCCCCGCTGCCGGGCCTGCCGTTCGACGAGCTCGCGGGCGTCATCTCCAACCACGAGGGCCGCGTCGTGTCCCCCGAGGGCGAGCCGGTGGACGGCGTCTACGTGACGGGCTGGATCAAGCGCGGTCCCGTCGGGCTCATCGGGCACACCAAGTCCGACGCCTCCGAGACCGTCAAGCACCTCGTGGCCGACGCCGCGCGGTTCTCCCGCGCGAGCGAGCCGGACCCGCAGGCGATCCTGGACTTCCTGCGGGACAAGGGCGTCGACGTCCTGACCTGGACCGACTGGGAGGTCCTCGACGCGTTCGAGCGGGCCCTGGGCGAGCCCCACGGCCGCGAGCGCGTCAAGGTCGTGTCCCGCGAGGACATGATC
- the rarD gene encoding EamA family transporter RarD — MTPVDQPPAGPARTVHTRSGVLAGAAAYGLWGLFPFYFHALRSAGALEILAWRVVFSLALSAVLVTALRRWGRVAAVARSREQRTLLAAAAVAVAVNWGVYGLAVVDGHVLEAALGYFVNPLLTVLLGVLVLRERLRPGQWAAVGVGLAAVVVITVDLGRLPWMALTVAVSFAAYGLLKNQLGRRGGGVDPLTGLTVETTVLVVPAVVALLVLGPRVTFATEGPLHAGLLVLAGPTTLVPLVLFATAASRVPLTVIGMLQYVTPVLQFVAALLLGETMPASRWIGFGLVWLALAVLTVDVVRHQRLGARRESAGSTPVTVHER; from the coding sequence GTGACCCCCGTGGACCAACCCCCCGCCGGCCCTGCACGAACCGTCCACACCCGCAGCGGGGTCCTCGCCGGGGCGGCCGCCTACGGGCTGTGGGGGCTGTTCCCCTTCTACTTCCACGCCCTGCGCTCGGCCGGCGCCCTGGAGATCCTCGCCTGGCGCGTCGTGTTCTCCCTCGCGCTGTCCGCGGTCCTCGTCACGGCGCTGCGCCGCTGGGGGCGCGTCGCCGCCGTCGCGCGCTCGCGCGAGCAGCGCACCCTGCTCGCGGCGGCCGCCGTCGCCGTGGCCGTCAACTGGGGCGTCTACGGCCTGGCCGTGGTGGACGGGCACGTCCTGGAGGCCGCGCTGGGGTACTTCGTCAACCCGCTGCTGACCGTCCTGCTCGGGGTCCTCGTCCTGCGCGAACGGCTGCGGCCCGGGCAGTGGGCCGCGGTCGGCGTCGGGCTCGCGGCCGTCGTCGTCATCACCGTCGACCTGGGCCGGCTGCCGTGGATGGCGCTGACCGTGGCGGTCTCCTTCGCCGCCTACGGGCTGCTGAAGAACCAGCTCGGCCGCCGCGGCGGCGGGGTGGACCCGCTGACCGGGCTGACGGTGGAGACCACCGTCCTCGTCGTGCCCGCCGTCGTGGCCCTGCTCGTGCTGGGGCCGCGGGTGACGTTCGCCACCGAGGGGCCGCTGCACGCGGGCCTGCTCGTGCTGGCCGGCCCCACGACGCTGGTGCCGCTGGTCCTGTTCGCCACCGCCGCCTCCCGGGTGCCGCTGACCGTCATCGGGATGCTGCAGTACGTCACCCCCGTCCTGCAGTTCGTGGCGGCGCTGCTGCTCGGGGAGACCATGCCGGCCTCGCGCTGGATCGGCTTCGGGCTCGTCTGGCTGGCCCTGGCCGTGCTCACCGTCGACGTGGTGCGCCACCAGCGGCTGGGAGCGCGCCGGGAGTCCGCCGGGAGCACACCCGTCACGGTGCACGAGCGGTGA
- a CDS encoding bifunctional lysylphosphatidylglycerol flippase/synthetase MprF, protein MLPPLLARRARRARTRRLGAVFVVVLAVVGVLSAVTPPFRERFGPLLEVLPLGVPLLTKTVLVPVSIALLLLARGLRQGQRLAWVVTLVLLATSAVLHLLKGIDVEEAVLDVVLLVWLSANARSFPVLPSAARTRRAARVLTIGAVLTLAVSAALVVAVGEERHPRETTAAVVERLVGDSSRPLPVLRGDESHVFLPLLNPSLLALGITLVVVLGWVLFSPHRPETLSPEQRLAERERARAVVLAHGGDTLDYFALRDDKDFFFVTFPEGEGVVAYSVRNGVCLVSPDPIAPPERGGALLTEFLDLVERSGWSVAVVGAGTDWLPSYEAVGLRPVYLGDEAVLDCTKFSLKGSSMKSLRGSVNRVTKAGISVEFLDGPTVPAEVKAELLAISGQSRQGEAERGYSMTLSRLFDPADTGVLVSVARFDDGRPAGFIQWTPAAKVEGYSLDVMRRSTAEDVPNGLTDALIVATAAHLAENGGRGLGLNFAVLRELVAGEREGAVADLGRRALHALSRSAQIESLWKFNAKYDPTWKPRYVVLDSVEFAAAQGLTIAGAEGVAELPVVGRFLGRRP, encoded by the coding sequence GTGCTGCCCCCGCTCCTGGCCCGGCGCGCCCGACGGGCCCGCACCCGCCGCCTCGGCGCCGTCTTCGTCGTCGTCCTCGCGGTCGTCGGTGTCCTGTCCGCGGTGACCCCGCCGTTCCGGGAGCGCTTCGGCCCCCTCCTGGAGGTCCTGCCCCTCGGGGTCCCGCTGCTGACCAAGACGGTCCTGGTCCCCGTCTCCATCGCGCTGCTGCTGCTGGCCCGCGGGCTGCGGCAGGGGCAGCGGCTGGCGTGGGTCGTCACGCTCGTCCTGCTCGCCACCTCCGCCGTCCTGCACCTGCTGAAGGGCATCGACGTCGAGGAGGCCGTCCTCGACGTCGTCCTGCTCGTGTGGCTGTCCGCCAACGCCCGCTCGTTCCCCGTGCTGCCCAGCGCCGCCCGCACCCGGCGCGCGGCGCGCGTCCTGACCATCGGCGCCGTCCTCACCCTCGCCGTCAGCGCCGCCCTCGTCGTCGCCGTCGGGGAGGAGCGCCACCCGCGCGAGACGACCGCCGCCGTCGTCGAACGGCTCGTCGGGGACAGCAGCCGCCCGCTGCCGGTGCTGCGCGGGGACGAGAGCCACGTCTTCCTGCCGCTGCTCAACCCCTCGCTGCTGGCCCTGGGCATCACCCTCGTGGTGGTCCTGGGCTGGGTGCTGTTCAGCCCGCACCGCCCCGAGACCCTCAGCCCCGAGCAGCGGCTGGCCGAACGCGAACGCGCCCGCGCCGTCGTCCTGGCCCACGGCGGCGACACCCTCGACTACTTCGCGCTGCGCGACGACAAGGACTTCTTCTTCGTCACCTTCCCCGAGGGCGAGGGGGTCGTGGCCTACAGCGTCCGCAACGGCGTCTGCCTCGTCTCCCCCGACCCCATCGCCCCGCCGGAGCGCGGCGGCGCGCTGCTCACCGAGTTCCTCGACCTCGTCGAGCGCAGCGGCTGGTCCGTCGCCGTCGTCGGCGCCGGCACCGACTGGCTGCCCTCCTACGAGGCCGTCGGGCTGCGCCCGGTCTACCTGGGCGACGAGGCCGTGCTGGACTGCACGAAGTTCTCCCTCAAGGGCTCGTCGATGAAGAGCCTGCGCGGGTCGGTGAACCGCGTCACCAAGGCCGGGATCAGCGTCGAGTTCCTCGACGGCCCCACGGTGCCCGCCGAGGTGAAGGCCGAGCTGCTCGCCATCTCCGGGCAGTCCCGCCAGGGCGAGGCCGAGCGCGGGTACTCGATGACGCTCTCGCGCCTGTTCGACCCCGCCGACACCGGCGTCCTGGTCAGCGTGGCCCGCTTCGACGACGGCCGGCCCGCCGGGTTCATCCAGTGGACCCCCGCCGCGAAGGTCGAGGGGTACTCCCTGGACGTCATGCGCCGCTCGACGGCCGAGGACGTCCCCAACGGCCTGACCGACGCCCTCATCGTCGCCACCGCCGCGCACCTGGCCGAGAACGGCGGGCGGGGCCTGGGCCTGAACTTCGCCGTGCTGCGCGAACTGGTCGCCGGTGAGCGCGAGGGCGCCGTCGCCGACCTGGGCCGCCGCGCCCTGCACGCGCTGTCGCGCAGCGCCCAGATCGAGTCGCTGTGGAAGTTCAACGCCAAGTACGACCCGACCTGGAAACCCCGCTACGTCGTCCTGGACTCCGTCGAGTTCGCGGCCGCGCAGGGCCTGACGATCGCCGGCGCCGAAGGGGTCGCGGAACTGCCCGTCGTGGGCCGGTTCCTCGGACGCCGCCCGTGA
- a CDS encoding DUF998 domain-containing protein — translation MRRAAHPGWLPVAVVAALANANFLLAPFVGARVDLAVGVISELSVPTEPGSIWFRLGDGSAGLLTALLALPLWRSGPRHARFRAVCLAVFGLGTFVSALVPVTCAPSLGPCPASSVGAELVHDGVSVLGTAAAVLAGAELVWRTSGVLRALALLVALVSTGCGLYEVVTFFQGGNGGGGDSQRWQVLAVSSWIVLEVVSWGTLHRRRAPSR, via the coding sequence GTGAGGCGTGCCGCCCACCCCGGCTGGCTGCCGGTGGCCGTCGTCGCGGCGCTGGCCAACGCGAACTTCCTGCTCGCCCCGTTCGTGGGGGCGCGCGTCGACCTGGCGGTGGGGGTCATCAGCGAGCTGTCGGTGCCGACCGAGCCGGGCTCGATCTGGTTCCGCCTGGGCGACGGCAGCGCGGGTCTGCTCACGGCCCTGCTGGCGCTGCCGCTGTGGCGCAGCGGGCCCCGGCACGCGCGGTTCCGGGCGGTGTGCCTGGCCGTGTTCGGTCTCGGCACGTTCGTCTCGGCGCTGGTCCCGGTGACGTGCGCGCCCTCGCTCGGGCCGTGCCCGGCGTCGTCGGTGGGCGCCGAGCTCGTCCACGACGGGGTGTCCGTCCTCGGCACCGCCGCGGCCGTGCTCGCCGGGGCCGAGCTCGTCTGGCGCACCTCGGGGGTGCTGCGCGCGCTGGCGCTGCTCGTCGCGCTCGTCTCGACGGGCTGCGGGCTCTACGAGGTCGTCACGTTCTTCCAGGGCGGCAACGGCGGGGGCGGGGACTCCCAGCGCTGGCAGGTCCTGGCGGTCTCGTCGTGGATCGTGCTGGAGGTCGTGAGCTGGGGGACCCTGCACCGGCGCCGGGCCCCCTCCCGCTGA
- a CDS encoding four-carbon acid sugar kinase family protein, with amino-acid sequence MKTVVLDDDPTGTQSATGVRVLLAWDAAVLERTLREVDAVYVQTNSRALTEAAAVALVTSIRDDVLAAAGRLGVRVRFVLRGDSTLRGHVFAETDVFTGPDDVVLFVPAFPAGGRTTIDGVHLVGGVPAAESEYAADPVFGFTSSRLEDYVREKSSRTPFRGPLEQAPAGAVVVPDVRDDDDVRALAADLERAERDGRGVVVRCAAPLAAELAGVASTGYLDRLPTARRVLVVCGSHTEGARVQLEALAGDGGGTRLVLPTAAALADPLAAGRELAARATGDLVVLATERVRAADHGTLDHGERVMAALVEAVRLLRPRVDAVVSKGGITAAEVARTGLGAREAVVEGQVAPGVSVWRLPVDGREVRQVVVPGNVGGPSAIVDAVRALR; translated from the coding sequence GTGAAGACGGTGGTGCTGGACGACGATCCGACGGGGACGCAGTCGGCGACGGGGGTGCGGGTCCTGCTGGCGTGGGACGCCGCCGTCCTGGAGCGCACGCTGCGCGAGGTGGACGCCGTGTACGTCCAGACGAACTCGCGGGCCCTGACCGAGGCGGCGGCGGTCGCGCTCGTGACCTCGATCCGCGACGACGTCCTCGCCGCGGCCGGCCGCCTCGGGGTGCGGGTGCGCTTCGTGCTGCGCGGGGACTCCACCCTGCGCGGGCACGTCTTCGCCGAGACCGACGTGTTCACCGGCCCCGACGACGTGGTCCTGTTCGTGCCGGCGTTCCCGGCCGGGGGCCGCACGACGATCGACGGCGTGCACCTCGTGGGCGGTGTCCCGGCCGCCGAGAGCGAGTACGCCGCCGACCCCGTCTTCGGGTTCACCAGTTCCCGGCTGGAGGACTACGTGCGGGAGAAGTCCTCGCGCACCCCGTTCCGGGGACCGCTGGAGCAGGCCCCGGCCGGGGCCGTCGTCGTGCCCGACGTGCGCGACGACGACGACGTGCGGGCGCTGGCCGCCGACCTCGAACGGGCCGAGCGGGACGGACGGGGTGTCGTGGTGCGCTGCGCGGCCCCTCTGGCGGCGGAACTGGCGGGGGTGGCCAGCACCGGGTACCTGGACCGGCTGCCGACGGCCCGGCGCGTCCTGGTGGTCTGCGGGTCGCACACCGAGGGCGCGCGGGTCCAGCTGGAGGCCCTCGCCGGGGACGGGGGAGGCACCCGGCTCGTCCTGCCGACCGCGGCGGCGCTCGCGGACCCGCTCGCGGCGGGACGGGAACTGGCCGCGCGGGCGACGGGCGACCTCGTCGTGCTCGCCACCGAACGCGTCCGCGCCGCCGACCACGGCACGCTGGACCACGGGGAGCGCGTCATGGCCGCGCTCGTGGAGGCCGTCCGCCTCCTGCGCCCGCGCGTCGACGCCGTGGTCAGCAAGGGCGGCATCACGGCCGCCGAGGTCGCCCGCACGGGCCTGGGGGCGCGCGAGGCCGTCGTCGAGGGGCAGGTCGCGCCCGGGGTCTCGGTGTGGCGGCTGCCCGTGGACGGCCGGGAGGTCCGGCAGGTCGTCGTGCCGGGCAACGTCGGCGGGCCGTCGGCGATCGTGGACGCGGTGCGGGCGCTGCGGTGA
- a CDS encoding ATP-dependent DNA ligase: MDLPVNPPVEPMLAKAAGAVPAQPDGEPAWLYEPKWDGFRCIVFRDGDEVELGSRGTKPLTRYFPEVVAAVLAELPPRCVVDGELFVPQPGGGRLAWDLLSQRIHPAASRVEKLAVETPAQFVAFDLLALGDEDLTSRPAGERRERLVAALAGCGPVTHVTTATSDAAVAADWFTRFEGAGLDGVVAKPLGEPYRPKERVMTKVKHRRTADCVVVGYRLHKSLPGIGSMLLGLHTDDGVVSVGGAAAFTAARRVELLELLQELRTGDEPAQGEKNRWNARRDDSWIPVRNELVCEVEYDQLEGRRFRHNPRFLRWRPDKEPGQCRLDQLDVPADYDLTDVLSGAAGASAGGSR; the protein is encoded by the coding sequence GTGGACCTGCCGGTGAACCCGCCCGTCGAGCCGATGCTCGCCAAGGCGGCCGGGGCCGTCCCGGCCCAGCCCGACGGCGAGCCCGCGTGGCTGTACGAGCCCAAGTGGGACGGGTTCCGCTGCATCGTGTTCCGCGACGGCGACGAGGTGGAGCTGGGCTCGCGCGGCACGAAACCCCTCACGCGGTACTTCCCCGAGGTCGTCGCGGCCGTCCTGGCCGAACTGCCGCCGCGGTGCGTCGTCGACGGCGAGCTGTTCGTCCCGCAGCCCGGCGGCGGCCGGCTGGCGTGGGACCTGCTGTCCCAGCGCATCCACCCCGCTGCCAGCCGCGTCGAGAAGCTGGCCGTCGAGACGCCCGCGCAGTTCGTGGCCTTCGACCTGCTGGCCCTCGGCGACGAGGACCTCACGTCCCGGCCCGCGGGGGAACGTCGCGAACGGCTCGTGGCGGCGCTCGCGGGCTGCGGTCCGGTGACGCACGTGACGACGGCGACGTCCGACGCCGCGGTGGCCGCGGACTGGTTCACGCGGTTCGAGGGGGCCGGGCTGGACGGGGTCGTCGCCAAACCCCTCGGCGAGCCGTACCGCCCGAAGGAGCGGGTCATGACGAAGGTGAAGCACCGCCGCACGGCCGACTGCGTCGTCGTGGGGTACCGGCTGCACAAGAGCCTGCCCGGGATCGGGTCGATGCTGCTGGGCCTGCACACCGACGACGGGGTCGTGTCCGTGGGCGGGGCGGCGGCGTTCACGGCCGCGCGGCGGGTGGAACTGCTGGAACTGCTGCAGGAGCTGCGCACGGGCGACGAACCCGCGCAGGGCGAGAAGAACCGATGGAACGCCCGCCGGGACGACTCGTGGATCCCCGTCCGGAACGAGCTCGTGTGCGAGGTGGAGTACGACCAGCTGGAGGGGCGGCGGTTCCGGCACAACCCGCGGTTCCTGCGCTGGCGGCCGGACAAGGAGCCCGGGCAGTGCCGGCTGGACCAGCTCGACGTCCCGGCCGACTACGACCTGACCGACGTGCTGTCGGGCGCCGCGGGAGCCTCGGCGGGGGGTTCG